In a genomic window of Cyanobacteria bacterium FACHB-DQ100:
- the rimM gene encoding ribosome maturation factor RimM, protein MGYLEIGKIVAAQGLKGELRVYPNTDFPERFEEPGQRWLLRPNQTEPEPIELVSGRYLDGKGLYVIQLKGIHDRNAAEALRDCKLLVPDTDRLELEEGEFHVADLIGLSVYEQATQELIGTVSDVIPAGHDLLQVTKTIEDGKNRQILIPFVEAIVPIVDLDRHRIEITPPPGLLDL, encoded by the coding sequence ATGGGTTACTTAGAAATCGGTAAAATTGTCGCGGCTCAAGGACTCAAAGGTGAATTGCGCGTTTATCCCAATACGGACTTTCCGGAGCGCTTCGAGGAACCCGGACAGCGCTGGCTTTTGCGCCCTAACCAGACCGAACCCGAACCGATCGAACTTGTCTCTGGGCGTTACCTGGATGGCAAAGGACTCTACGTGATTCAACTGAAAGGAATTCACGATCGCAACGCGGCTGAAGCGCTGCGAGATTGCAAACTGCTCGTTCCAGACACCGATCGACTCGAACTCGAAGAGGGTGAATTTCACGTTGCGGATCTGATCGGCTTATCCGTTTATGAGCAAGCGACTCAAGAATTGATTGGAACAGTGAGCGATGTAATTCCAGCAGGACATGACTTACTGCAAGTCACTAAGACAATAGAAGACGGAAAAAATCGGCAAATTTTGATTCCCTTTGTCGAAGCGATCGTCCCGATTGTTGACCTCGATCGACATCGCATCGAAATCACACCTCCGCCCGGATTACTTGATTTATAA
- a CDS encoding RNA methyltransferase, producing the protein MPAQVRIVLVEPAGALNVGSIARVMKNMGLSQLVLVNPQCDLQSDDARKMAMRAIDVLEAAQIVDSIPAALVGCHRAIATAVRSRINAPLEHPREALPWLLEPGLNTALLFGSEDRGLSNDELKYAQRFVYIPTSDQYRSLNLAQAVAICCYELFQVPLPPQPQTIPCSLDALDRAYQHLESVLLEIGYLQPHTAASRMEKFRYVFDRANLSDAELALLRGVLRQVEWASRDQKAKD; encoded by the coding sequence ATGCCTGCTCAAGTCCGAATTGTTCTCGTCGAGCCTGCGGGAGCGCTGAATGTCGGGTCGATCGCTCGGGTGATGAAAAATATGGGGTTGAGTCAGTTAGTGCTGGTGAATCCCCAGTGCGATCTGCAATCCGATGATGCGCGAAAAATGGCAATGCGGGCGATCGACGTTTTAGAAGCGGCACAGATTGTGGATTCGATTCCAGCAGCCTTAGTCGGCTGTCATCGCGCGATCGCCACCGCCGTTCGATCGCGCATTAATGCACCGCTAGAGCATCCCCGCGAGGCACTACCTTGGTTATTAGAACCTGGGCTGAATACGGCTTTGTTATTTGGCTCAGAAGATCGGGGACTGAGTAACGATGAATTGAAATACGCGCAGCGATTTGTTTATATCCCGACGAGCGATCAGTACCGATCGCTCAATCTCGCTCAAGCCGTCGCAATCTGCTGTTACGAACTGTTCCAAGTACCGCTACCCCCCCAACCCCAAACGATTCCCTGCTCGCTCGACGCGCTCGATCGCGCTTATCAACATCTCGAATCCGTGCTGCTTGAGATTGGATATCTGCAACCGCACACAGCAGCCAGTCGGATGGAAAAATTTCGCTATGTGTTCGATCGCGCCAATTTATCAGACGCTGAGCTTGCTCTGCTGCGGGGCGTTCTGCGACAGGTCGAATGGGCAAGCCGCGATCAGAAGGCTAAAGATTGA
- a CDS encoding PAS domain S-box protein — protein MTSQPFRSLSEHQRLPQPKTDTQYYKQYLETVCNNATLALFVMDERQQCVYMNPAAEKLTGYALSELQGRALHDVIHHTRPDGRPYPLCECPIDQVFPQNNQEQGEEVFVHRDGHFYPVAYTASPIREAGQTIGTVIEVRDITQEKLSEKAQQEANERERLLRQEAEAAKAQTEAVLRSITDAFAVFAHDWRYTYVNSAATELLQRSEAQLIGNRLWDVFPDLLGSSIEIEYHRAIQEQRTIEFEFFYPSRNRWYLNRVYPSATGASIFVTDITDRKQTEQALRDSETRFRSIFECNMIPIAIWEEERLSDANDAFLNLVGYTRSELESGQLSWRNLTPPEWAEQDSRAFTESVTQGYCTPFEKEYLHKDGRRIPILLGGGAFSIGLPSGICFAIDLSQLKQTEANLREADVLLSSALAAGSIYTWRWRIQEDLTFTNAALANLFGVDPEAAARGLPIKFFLDGMHPDDREPVSAAIQTAIATGEDYLAEYRVRSASGEERWVAARGRVEYDADGTPISFLGALSDITERKQTEAALREAEERLRLAIECANLGTWDFNLVTQQLTWDNGCKATFGLPNDAEVSYGRFETLLHPDDRDRSNQAVEAAIAPHSAGDLKLEYRVIRFSDGIQRWISAIGKALFDPSGRAIRLIGTVIDITEAKQREAERQKLLDREKLLREQAEQANRIKDEFLAVLSHELRTPLNPILGWVRMLKAGKCPPAKVPQALDTIERNAHLQTQLIEDLLDVSRVLQGKIMSNNDWVNLAETIAAASETVQLAAESKAIDLVFNLGATVGRVRGDANRLQQVIWNLLSNAVKFTPSGGRIEVILSQIGSEAEIQVRDTGKGIQAEVLPHIFERFWQADSSTTRQFGGLGLGLAIARHLVELHGGTISAESLGEDQGAIFTVRLPIAHTLEQPSSALEPVESQGDLAGLKILAVDDEADNLDFLVFLLETAGAIVRGVQSASSALEILSEFAPDILVSDIAMPDLDGYELIQQVRQKSEIPAIALTAYAGETNQRQILKAGFQRHLAKPVDVDELVNAIVSLLKR, from the coding sequence ATGACTTCGCAACCTTTTCGATCCCTCAGCGAACACCAGCGACTACCGCAACCCAAAACGGACACCCAATACTATAAGCAGTATTTAGAAACGGTCTGTAATAATGCAACTCTGGCGCTGTTTGTCATGGATGAGCGTCAACAGTGTGTTTATATGAATCCGGCGGCTGAGAAGTTAACGGGGTATGCGCTCTCAGAACTTCAAGGACGGGCGCTACACGATGTGATTCACCACACCCGCCCAGATGGTCGTCCTTATCCGCTCTGCGAATGCCCGATCGATCAAGTGTTTCCCCAAAACAATCAAGAGCAAGGCGAAGAAGTGTTCGTGCATCGAGACGGACACTTTTATCCGGTCGCCTACACCGCTAGCCCAATTCGAGAAGCAGGGCAAACGATCGGCACAGTGATCGAAGTACGCGATATCACTCAGGAAAAACTCAGCGAAAAAGCTCAGCAAGAAGCCAACGAGCGGGAACGGCTTTTACGCCAAGAAGCCGAAGCCGCAAAAGCGCAAACCGAAGCGGTTTTACGAAGTATTACCGATGCGTTTGCCGTTTTCGCTCATGATTGGCGCTATACCTATGTCAATTCAGCAGCAACCGAGTTGTTGCAGCGATCCGAAGCGCAACTCATCGGGAATCGGCTTTGGGACGTGTTCCCGGATTTGCTTGGAAGCTCGATCGAGATTGAGTATCACCGAGCCATCCAAGAACAGCGCACGATCGAGTTTGAATTTTTTTATCCATCCCGAAATCGCTGGTATCTGAATCGGGTTTATCCCTCCGCCACGGGAGCTTCGATCTTTGTCACCGATATCACCGATCGCAAGCAAACCGAACAAGCTCTCCGTGACAGTGAGACGCGATTCCGCAGCATCTTTGAGTGCAATATGATTCCGATCGCGATTTGGGAAGAAGAGCGCCTCAGCGATGCGAATGATGCCTTCCTCAATCTAGTGGGATATACGCGCTCAGAACTGGAATCCGGGCAACTCAGTTGGAGAAACTTAACGCCTCCAGAGTGGGCAGAGCAGGACAGTCGCGCCTTTACAGAAAGCGTCACTCAAGGATATTGCACCCCTTTCGAGAAGGAATATCTTCACAAAGACGGGCGGCGCATCCCAATTTTGCTCGGTGGCGGCGCGTTTAGTATTGGCTTACCTAGTGGGATTTGCTTTGCGATCGATCTGAGCCAACTCAAACAAACCGAAGCCAATCTAAGAGAAGCTGACGTGCTTTTGTCTTCCGCGTTAGCGGCGGGATCGATTTACACGTGGCGCTGGCGAATTCAAGAAGATCTCACTTTCACAAATGCAGCACTTGCCAATTTATTTGGAGTTGACCCGGAAGCCGCTGCGCGAGGACTGCCGATCAAGTTTTTCCTGGATGGAATGCACCCGGACGATCGTGAACCCGTAAGCGCAGCGATTCAAACCGCGATCGCAACGGGTGAGGATTATCTTGCAGAATACCGAGTGCGATCGGCAAGCGGAGAGGAACGCTGGGTCGCAGCGCGGGGACGAGTGGAATACGATGCAGACGGCACTCCCATCTCTTTTCTAGGCGCACTCTCCGATATTACCGAGCGCAAACAGACCGAAGCGGCACTGCGAGAAGCCGAAGAACGCTTACGACTGGCGATCGAATGTGCAAATTTGGGCACTTGGGATTTTAATCTTGTCACCCAACAACTCACTTGGGATAACGGCTGTAAGGCAACGTTTGGATTGCCGAACGACGCAGAAGTCAGCTATGGACGCTTTGAAACTTTGCTGCATCCCGACGATCGCGATCGGAGTAATCAAGCAGTCGAGGCCGCAATCGCACCGCACAGCGCCGGAGATCTCAAGCTTGAATATCGCGTCATTCGATTCTCAGATGGCATTCAGCGCTGGATTTCAGCGATTGGAAAAGCACTCTTTGATCCGTCTGGACGTGCGATTCGATTGATCGGGACAGTCATTGATATTACGGAAGCGAAACAGCGTGAAGCGGAACGGCAGAAGTTACTCGATCGCGAGAAACTTCTACGCGAACAAGCCGAACAAGCCAATCGCATCAAGGATGAATTCCTCGCGGTGCTGTCGCATGAGTTGAGAACGCCGCTGAATCCAATTTTAGGCTGGGTGAGGATGCTAAAAGCAGGAAAATGCCCACCTGCAAAAGTGCCGCAGGCCTTAGACACGATCGAGCGCAATGCCCATCTGCAAACTCAACTGATCGAGGATCTCCTGGATGTCTCTCGCGTTCTCCAGGGCAAAATTATGTCAAATAATGACTGGGTCAATCTTGCAGAGACGATCGCAGCGGCATCAGAAACCGTTCAGCTAGCGGCAGAATCAAAAGCGATCGACCTCGTCTTCAATCTTGGTGCAACGGTTGGCAGGGTACGAGGCGACGCAAATCGATTGCAGCAGGTGATTTGGAACTTACTCTCGAATGCAGTGAAATTCACACCGAGCGGGGGGCGAATTGAGGTAATACTCTCCCAGATTGGCAGCGAGGCGGAAATTCAAGTGCGCGACACTGGAAAAGGAATTCAAGCGGAGGTCTTGCCGCACATTTTCGAGCGATTTTGGCAGGCGGATTCTTCCACGACGCGGCAGTTTGGCGGATTAGGATTAGGACTCGCGATCGCTCGTCACTTGGTTGAGCTACACGGGGGAACCATCTCTGCTGAGAGCTTAGGCGAAGATCAAGGCGCGATCTTTACCGTGAGGTTGCCGATCGCCCACACTTTAGAGCAACCTAGCTCAGCCTTAGAGCCGGTAGAATCACAGGGAGATCTGGCTGGACTCAAAATTCTTGCCGTAGACGACGAAGCGGATAACCTTGATTTTCTGGTGTTCTTATTGGAAACAGCAGGCGCGATCGTTCGGGGAGTTCAATCTGCGTCATCAGCCCTTGAAATCCTGTCTGAATTTGCCCCGGATATCTTGGTCAGCGATATCGCAATGCCCGACCTCGATGGCTATGAACTGATACAGCAGGTTCGACAAAAGAGCGAAATTCCTGCGATCGCACTCACGGCTTATGCCGGAGAAACGAATCAGCGGCAAATTCTGAAAGCGGGATTTCAGCGGCACTTGGCCAAGCCTGTGGATGTGGATGAGTTAGTGAACGCGATCGTCTCGCTGCTGAAGCGGTAA
- a CDS encoding isoaspartyl peptidase/L-asparaginase, giving the protein MSVDRVQPKLIIHGGAGSSLKGKGGAEAVRRSLYKVVEEVYALLLAGATATEAVVTGCQLLEDDPRFNAGTGSVLQSDGQIRMSAALMDGARQRFSGVINTSRVKNPIELALFLQTSDDRVLSDIGSAELLRELQLPLYDPMTELRLQEWIQEREGNFNRAMAGVVAEKELISESAGRGTIGVVALDHQGRIAVGTSTGGKGFERIGRVSDSAMPAGNYANADAAISCTGIGEDIIDECLAARIVIRVTDGQSLANSLEKSFGEAYRNRRDLGAIGLSAEGSIGWGKTSEVLLAAYHTGDRIGDTLDLPTNLQTGTV; this is encoded by the coding sequence ATGTCTGTTGATCGCGTTCAGCCCAAACTGATCATTCACGGGGGAGCCGGGAGTTCGCTCAAGGGAAAAGGCGGCGCAGAAGCGGTTCGGCGATCGCTCTACAAGGTTGTGGAAGAAGTCTACGCACTCCTCCTGGCAGGGGCAACGGCAACCGAAGCGGTTGTCACCGGATGCCAACTGCTCGAAGACGATCCGCGATTTAATGCAGGAACCGGATCAGTGCTGCAATCCGATGGACAAATCCGTATGAGCGCGGCGTTGATGGATGGAGCGCGGCAGCGATTCAGCGGCGTGATTAATACGTCGCGAGTCAAAAACCCGATCGAGCTTGCCTTATTTCTACAAACTTCAGACGATCGCGTGCTGTCTGATATTGGCTCTGCGGAACTCTTGCGAGAACTGCAACTGCCGCTTTACGATCCGATGACCGAGCTGCGCTTACAGGAATGGATTCAAGAGCGCGAGGGCAACTTTAATCGAGCAATGGCAGGCGTGGTCGCGGAAAAAGAACTGATTTCCGAATCAGCGGGACGAGGCACGATCGGGGTTGTCGCGCTGGATCATCAAGGGCGGATTGCCGTTGGGACATCAACCGGAGGTAAAGGCTTTGAGCGGATCGGACGGGTGAGTGATTCTGCGATGCCTGCGGGAAATTACGCAAACGCAGATGCCGCGATTAGCTGTACTGGGATCGGAGAAGACATTATCGATGAATGTTTAGCCGCTCGGATTGTGATTCGGGTTACAGATGGGCAGTCGCTGGCAAATTCGCTAGAGAAGTCCTTTGGTGAAGCCTATCGAAATCGCCGCGACTTAGGCGCGATCGGTCTTTCCGCAGAGGGTTCGATCGGTTGGGGAAAAACTAGCGAAGTGCTGTTAGCGGCGTATCATACCGGCGATCGTATCGGTGACACTTTAGATCTACCGACTAATCTGCAAACCGGAACGGTGTAA
- a CDS encoding DUF2256 domain-containing protein, with protein sequence MPRHRAKSDLPTKVCPVCGLPFTWRKKWADCWDDVKYCSDRCRKRKSQTKPESL encoded by the coding sequence ATGCCGCGCCATCGTGCCAAATCTGATTTACCGACCAAAGTGTGTCCTGTTTGTGGCTTACCGTTCACCTGGCGCAAGAAATGGGCGGACTGCTGGGACGATGTGAAATATTGCTCCGATCGCTGCCGCAAGCGCAAGTCGCAAACTAAACCTGAATCCCTGTGA
- a CDS encoding valine--pyruvate transaminase yields MNPALSQLGTEMSRLSGVRAIMKDIIETLRAGAGQSFINLSAGNPVILPEVEQLWRDCTAELLASPEYGEVVCRYGASQGYQPLIDAIVQDFNQRYGLNLSDRNVLITPGSQSLYFYAANAFGGYTASGELRKIVLPLSPDYTGYGGVTLTPEALIAYKPELEIDQENHRFKYRPNFNQLQIDEQTGCVIFSRPCNPTGNVLSNDEVNKITSLAAIHDVPVLIDSAYAPPFPALNFTEMAPLFGGNVVHCMSLSKAGLPGERIGIAIGEPAIIQALECFQTNLCIHSPRYGQAIAARAIQSGQLADIAVNVIRPFYQRKIAIVEATLDRTLPRSLPWFLHRGEGAIFAWLWLDELPISDWEFYQELKKVGVIVVPGSTFFPGLREEWQHKQQCLRISLTGTDAELQTAMERLAQVAQQVYGS; encoded by the coding sequence ATGAATCCTGCGCTGAGTCAACTTGGAACCGAAATGTCTCGCCTGTCTGGTGTACGGGCGATTATGAAAGACATTATTGAGACGCTTCGCGCAGGAGCCGGACAGAGCTTTATCAATCTCAGTGCAGGAAATCCGGTGATTTTGCCGGAAGTTGAGCAGCTTTGGCGCGACTGTACCGCAGAATTACTGGCTAGTCCTGAATATGGCGAGGTCGTCTGCCGCTATGGAGCAAGCCAGGGATATCAGCCTTTAATCGATGCGATCGTTCAAGACTTTAATCAGCGCTACGGGTTGAACTTGAGCGATCGTAACGTCCTGATTACGCCCGGAAGTCAAAGCCTCTATTTCTACGCAGCGAATGCGTTCGGCGGATATACCGCAAGCGGAGAACTCCGAAAAATCGTACTGCCGTTGAGTCCTGATTACACCGGATATGGCGGCGTTACGCTCACTCCAGAAGCGCTAATCGCGTATAAACCGGAATTAGAAATTGATCAGGAAAATCATCGATTTAAGTATCGCCCGAACTTCAATCAGCTACAAATTGATGAACAGACTGGATGTGTAATCTTCTCACGCCCCTGCAATCCAACTGGAAACGTTTTAAGCAACGACGAAGTGAATAAGATCACTTCACTTGCAGCAATTCATGATGTCCCAGTTCTGATTGATTCTGCCTACGCACCACCCTTTCCGGCGCTGAACTTTACAGAAATGGCACCCTTGTTCGGCGGCAATGTGGTTCACTGCATGAGCTTATCGAAAGCAGGACTTCCCGGAGAGCGCATTGGCATCGCGATCGGAGAACCCGCCATAATTCAAGCGCTCGAATGTTTCCAAACCAACCTCTGCATTCACTCGCCGCGATATGGACAAGCAATCGCAGCCCGCGCCATTCAATCCGGTCAACTCGCAGACATTGCCGTGAATGTGATTCGTCCGTTTTATCAACGCAAAATTGCCATCGTCGAAGCAACGCTCGATCGCACCCTGCCGCGATCGCTGCCGTGGTTTCTGCATCGAGGTGAGGGAGCAATCTTTGCATGGCTTTGGCTGGATGAATTGCCCATAAGCGATTGGGAATTTTACCAAGAACTCAAAAAAGTCGGCGTGATCGTCGTTCCCGGCAGTACGTTCTTCCCAGGTTTACGAGAAGAGTGGCAGCACAAGCAGCAATGTCTCAGAATTAGCCTTACCGGAACAGATGCCGAATTACAAACGGCAATGGAGCGACTTGCACAAGTCGCACAGCAAGTTTATGGATCATAG